A portion of the Pararge aegeria chromosome 10, ilParAegt1.1, whole genome shotgun sequence genome contains these proteins:
- the LOC120626982 gene encoding nucleoporin NDC1-like, with product METKSEIFSQRLIKAVLWNICLQSVIAILLVFFIQVDLIHPIKWITSTFDDIFSWKLSLNIVLLGLVSFFQAYIYGSQYSRPVPKYFTRISMLMNIFSMQNIIFSTLYALNGYFTMSLYSSLAKSNFNVLKKKCENYDGQCLIEQSLFLQIGGMWMGLYYFSRSHLFGAAVLTFPHIYQEKFQQIKLVISNILSMGFQHSITPVVYYCVFYYIWGSKPRSVVSDVYSLYLEDPPLDNIISLISSGIWIGLWFYTSLFFISTYTMKTVFNIVLTEPMKFPIDSNTHMTLATALSQRLQFTSYLGALDLKNMSMTDPSRRGQTFMLSQPGGHPKNWNNLLEKCLYIINEFNKELDSINSDSYTAEVDAKSQNGFNKVLPDTPPQYTGSLRNMAQSPQLLELKKHDKKTVDNTFATAVKEEFNSFIQKLCQKPGINYFFGELVDTKLKFILIQAQPVMWTCEGLANIVSSSLKEDKYGVTQHDLPTVLSAFVSLKQNLDKLTKPGLVPRKHILNDALAIKIRSALLSSVKRSLYKIVLTFSKYIHEIPLDPEIQTAIQPFILCKEP from the coding sequence ATGGAAACAAAAAGTGAAATATTCTCCCAACGTTTGATAAAAGCAGTATTATGGAACATTTGCCTGCAATCTGTTATCGCTATACTATTGGTGTTTTTCATTCAAGTCGATTTGATCCACCCTATAAAGTGGATAACCTCTACGTTCGATGATATATTTAGCTGGAAATTGAGTCTCAACATAGTACTTCTTGGATTAGTATCTTTTTTTCAAGCTTACATCTATGGAAGTCAATATTCGAGACCAGTGCCGAAATACTTTACCAGAATCTCTATGTTAATGAACATCTTcagtatgcaaaatataatatttagtacACTGTATGCTCTAAATGGATATTTTACAATGAGTTTGTATTCATCTTTGGCTAAAAGTAACTTTAATGTTTTGAAGAAGAAATGTGAGAATTATGATGGGCAATGCTTGATAGAGCAAAGTTTGTTTTTGCAGATTGGTGGGATGTGGATGGGCTTATATTATTTCTCTAGATCTCATTTGTTTGGTGCAGCTGTTTTGACGTTCCCTCACATTTATCAAGAGAAATTTCAACAAATCAAACTGGTTATTAGCAACATTTTATCCATGGGATTCCAACATTCTATAACCCCTGTAgtttattattgtgtattttaCTACATTTGGGGCAGCAAACCAAGAAGTGTAGTATCTGATGTTTATAGCTTGTACTTGGAAGATCCACCATTAGACAATATCATCAGTTTAATTAGTTCAGGTATATGGATTGGACTTTGGTTCTACACAAGTCTGTTTTTTATATCTACTTATACTATGAAAACAGTTTTCAATATAGTGCTCACAGAACCTATGAAGTTCCCTATAGATTCCAATACACATATGACATTGGCCACTGCCCTCTCACAGCGATTACAGTTTACAAGTTACTTAGGCGCCCTGGATTTGAAGAATATGTCAATGACCGATCCTTCAAGAAGAGGTCAAACCTTTATGCTTTCACAGCCAGGTGGCCATCCTAAGAATTGGAACAACCTGCTAGAGAAATGTTTGtacataataaatgaatttaataaggaGCTAGACAGTATTAATAGTGATTCTTATACTGCTGAAGTGGATGCAAAGAGTCAGAATGGTTTTAATAAAGTACTCCCAGATACTCCACCTCAATATACAGGATCACTACGAAACATGGCTCAGTCTCCTCAACtactagaattaaaaaaacatgataaAAAAACTGTTGATAATACATTTGCGACAGCAGTGAAAGAAGAGTTCAACAGttttattcagaaattatgcCAAAAACCAGGCATAAATTATTTCTTTGGCGAGCTTGTtgatactaaattaaaatttattcttaTCCAAGCTCAGCCAGTTATGTGGACTTGTGAAGGACTTGCCAATATTGTATCATCATCTTTAAAAGAAGATAAATATGGTGTGACGCAACATGACTTGCCTACAGTATTATCAGCATTTGTTAGTCTTAAGCAGAACCTAGATAAATTAACTAAACCTGGTCTGGTGCCTAGAAAGCATATTCTTAATGATGCACTTGCAATAAAAATTAGATCTGCTCTCTTATCTTCAGTTAAaagaagtttatataaaattgtactcacattttcaaaatatattcatgAGATACCATTAGATCCTGAGATACAAACTGCTATTCAACCATTTATACTGTGTAAAGAACCatga